A single Henriciella sp. AS95 DNA region contains:
- the ileS gene encoding isoleucine--tRNA ligase yields the protein MSNETTSDAGNDYRDTLFLPKTEFPMRGGLPKAEPKWIERWDEMKLYERMRADAKARGAEPFILHDGPPYANGPIHLGTAMNKILKDLVVRGHQMLGYDASYIPGWDCHGLPIEWKVEEEFRSKGRTKDDVPGDEFRRACRAYAEKWIEVQKQGFRRCGVEGDWDHPYLTMNYESEAATVREFLSVAMSGRLVRGSKPIMWSPVERTALAEAEVEYYDRKVPVIWVKFPIKTDAEHWGDIGSKEEIDALVGASVIIWTTTPWTIPANQAVSFNPSIDYGLYEVETVMSEEELGFAPFAAPGDKYVLADALAQGVMDSAKVSSFKRVSDVNPEGWVLSHPLHDLSDFYKHDIPMLAGDHVTDDAGTGFVHTAPAHGEDDFLVWIASGHKASDIRDIVNQDGVYEHDDLPEALQGLDIIRTSGKKRGEQGKANQEVMRLLTEAGNLLSRGVTMIRDAHSWRSKAPVIRRATPQWFIAMDKTASDGSKPLRDLALNALEDTAFVPPQLRNRITSMVADRPDWLISRQRNWGVPITLLVSPDGEPHTVSLPQDKAMDVNKRILDAIAAEGVEAWFSADAAKFLDGIVDPAGWEKVNDVLDVWFDSGTTHAFTLRDRGIIDEDTGQADVYLEGSDQHRGWFQSSLLENCATRGMAPYKTVVTHGFIVDADGKKMSKSLGNTVEPQKVADQFGIEILRLWTASSDFTEDLRISDDILKTNAESYRRLRNTLRYLLGALDGYSEDETVSRDEMPGLEKWVLHRLAESDALVRKSYENFDFKRVMSAMLNFCGVDLSAIYFDIRKDSLYCDAPSDVRRRATRTVMSLVLERLLTWLAPIMPFTTEEAFLMSHFADKADSVHLLTFPETPDSWLDPELAARWEKIFKVRRVVTGALEIERREKRIGASLEAAPEVYVENADLIAAFEGENPADLFITSGAKLIEGSGPADAYRLDDTAGVSVVPTKAEGIKCARSWKYFDPATADPAYPDITPRDAAAVKAIRSAA from the coding sequence ATGAGTAACGAAACGACGAGCGACGCGGGCAATGACTACCGCGACACGCTCTTTCTTCCGAAAACCGAATTCCCGATGCGCGGCGGCCTGCCAAAAGCGGAGCCCAAATGGATCGAGCGCTGGGATGAGATGAAGCTGTATGAGCGCATGCGGGCCGATGCGAAGGCGCGTGGCGCTGAGCCCTTCATCCTGCATGACGGCCCACCCTATGCGAACGGCCCGATCCACCTCGGCACCGCGATGAACAAGATCCTCAAGGACCTTGTCGTGCGCGGCCACCAGATGCTGGGCTATGACGCCTCCTACATCCCCGGCTGGGATTGCCATGGCCTGCCGATCGAATGGAAGGTCGAGGAGGAGTTCCGCTCAAAGGGCCGCACCAAGGATGATGTGCCGGGCGACGAGTTCCGCCGCGCCTGCCGCGCCTATGCCGAGAAATGGATCGAGGTCCAGAAGCAGGGCTTCCGCCGCTGCGGCGTTGAGGGTGACTGGGACCATCCGTACCTGACGATGAATTACGAGTCCGAAGCCGCCACGGTGCGCGAATTCTTGAGCGTCGCCATGTCCGGCCGCCTCGTGCGCGGCTCCAAGCCGATCATGTGGAGCCCTGTGGAGCGTACCGCGCTTGCCGAAGCCGAAGTCGAATATTACGACCGCAAGGTGCCGGTGATCTGGGTGAAGTTTCCGATCAAGACCGATGCTGAGCATTGGGGTGATATCGGCTCGAAGGAAGAGATCGATGCGCTGGTCGGCGCGTCGGTGATCATCTGGACGACCACGCCCTGGACGATCCCGGCCAACCAGGCCGTCAGCTTCAATCCTTCTATCGATTACGGTCTCTACGAAGTCGAGACCGTGATGAGCGAGGAAGAACTAGGCTTCGCACCGTTCGCTGCGCCCGGTGATAAATATGTGCTGGCAGATGCGCTCGCGCAGGGCGTCATGGACAGCGCTAAAGTGTCGTCTTTCAAGCGCGTCTCGGACGTCAATCCGGAAGGCTGGGTGCTTTCTCACCCGCTCCATGATCTCTCGGACTTCTACAAGCACGACATTCCCATGCTCGCTGGTGACCATGTCACCGATGATGCGGGTACCGGCTTCGTGCACACAGCGCCGGCCCATGGCGAGGACGACTTCCTTGTCTGGATCGCGTCGGGTCACAAGGCGTCGGACATCCGCGACATCGTCAACCAGGACGGCGTCTACGAGCATGACGACCTGCCGGAAGCCTTGCAGGGCCTCGATATCATCCGCACGTCCGGCAAGAAGCGAGGCGAGCAGGGCAAGGCCAATCAGGAGGTCATGCGTCTCCTGACAGAGGCCGGAAACCTCCTCTCGCGCGGCGTCACCATGATCCGCGATGCGCATTCCTGGCGCTCCAAGGCCCCCGTCATCCGCCGCGCGACGCCGCAATGGTTCATCGCAATGGACAAGACGGCCTCTGATGGCTCCAAACCGCTGCGCGATCTCGCGCTGAACGCGCTGGAGGACACGGCCTTCGTGCCGCCGCAACTGCGCAACCGGATCACAAGCATGGTCGCAGACCGGCCAGACTGGCTGATCTCACGCCAGCGCAATTGGGGCGTGCCGATCACGCTGCTCGTCAGCCCTGATGGCGAGCCGCATACGGTCTCCCTGCCGCAAGACAAGGCAATGGACGTCAACAAACGGATCCTCGATGCCATCGCAGCCGAGGGGGTCGAAGCCTGGTTCTCCGCCGACGCTGCCAAATTCCTCGATGGGATCGTGGACCCGGCGGGCTGGGAGAAGGTCAACGACGTGCTCGATGTCTGGTTCGACAGCGGCACGACCCACGCCTTCACCCTGCGCGATCGCGGCATCATCGACGAAGACACCGGTCAGGCCGATGTCTATCTTGAAGGGTCCGACCAGCATCGTGGCTGGTTCCAGTCATCGCTTCTGGAGAACTGTGCCACACGCGGTATGGCGCCTTACAAGACGGTCGTCACCCACGGTTTCATCGTCGACGCTGACGGGAAAAAGATGTCCAAGTCGCTCGGCAACACGGTCGAGCCGCAAAAGGTCGCTGACCAGTTCGGGATCGAGATCCTGCGTCTCTGGACGGCGTCTTCGGACTTCACCGAAGACCTCCGCATCTCCGACGACATCCTGAAGACCAATGCGGAGTCCTATCGCCGCCTGCGCAATACGCTGCGCTATCTGCTCGGCGCGCTGGACGGCTATAGCGAAGATGAAACGGTTTCGCGCGACGAGATGCCGGGCCTTGAAAAATGGGTCCTGCATCGTCTGGCCGAAAGCGACGCGCTGGTGCGAAAATCCTACGAGAATTTCGACTTCAAACGCGTCATGTCCGCCATGCTGAACTTCTGCGGTGTGGACCTGTCGGCGATCTATTTTGATATCCGGAAAGACAGCCTCTACTGCGATGCGCCATCGGACGTCCGTCGCCGCGCCACGCGCACGGTGATGAGCTTGGTGCTTGAGCGCCTGCTGACCTGGCTTGCGCCAATCATGCCGTTTACCACTGAAGAGGCCTTTCTGATGAGCCACTTCGCTGACAAGGCAGACAGCGTCCACTTGCTGACATTCCCGGAGACGCCAGACAGTTGGCTCGATCCTGAATTGGCGGCGCGCTGGGAGAAGATCTTCAAGGTCCGCCGGGTCGTCACAGGGGCGCTCGAGATCGAACGCCGCGAAAAGCGGATCGGGGCATCGCTTGAGGCGGCGCCTGAGGTTTATGTTGAGAATGCTGACCTGATCGCGGCCTTTGAGGGTGAAAACCCGGCTGACCTGTTCATCACGTCGGGCGCCAAGCTCATCGAGGGGTCCGGGCCTGCAGATGCCTACAGGCTGGACGATACGGCTGGTGTCAGCGTTGTGCCGACCAAGGCAGAGGGTATCAAATGCGCGCGCAGCTGGAAGTACTTCGACCCTGCGACGGCAGATCCGGCCTATCCGGACATCACGCCGCGCGATGCGGCCGCTGTTAAAGCCATAAGGAGCGCTGCCTGA
- the lspA gene encoding signal peptidase II yields MASARNRAIWLAVIAAVIISDQLTKWLILNEPAFNAINCLPDRSQCGKIEISSVFDLTMLWNFGISFGTLQSDGLMRWVLVLVTTGIAAAFGYWLLRAERWLTSLSLALVIGGAIGNLIDRIRFGAVVDFLDFSGPWFGAYIGNWPVGFPWVFNIADAGITVGAVLLFFDQFLMSRNETGDATGV; encoded by the coding sequence ATGGCGTCTGCACGGAATAGGGCGATCTGGCTGGCGGTCATCGCCGCGGTCATCATCTCGGATCAGCTGACAAAATGGCTCATTCTTAATGAGCCGGCGTTCAATGCCATCAATTGTCTTCCCGATCGAAGCCAGTGCGGCAAGATCGAGATATCGTCAGTGTTCGATCTCACCATGCTCTGGAATTTCGGTATCAGTTTCGGCACGCTTCAGTCCGACGGCCTGATGCGCTGGGTTCTGGTCCTGGTGACGACCGGCATTGCTGCAGCCTTTGGCTATTGGCTATTGCGGGCTGAGCGGTGGCTGACCTCCCTGTCACTGGCGCTCGTCATCGGCGGCGCAATTGGCAACCTGATCGACCGTATCCGCTTTGGCGCCGTCGTCGATTTTCTGGATTTCTCGGGACCCTGGTTCGGCGCTTATATCGGCAACTGGCCCGTCGGCTTCCCGTGGGTCTTCAATATCGCAGACGCCGGGATTACTGTCGGCGCGGTCTTGCTGTTTTTCGATCAGTTTTTAATGTCTCGAAACGAGACCGGCGATGCGACCGGTGTTTAG
- a CDS encoding DUF3035 domain-containing protein, which yields MNKAIMTSAALGALLATSGCSIFRGGSAPGPDEFRVVTKAPLSVPPEYSLRPPAAGKTIPAEADATRAPVATAFGTSMGQDASPVERALVTAAGANAVNPMIRSVIDYEEAGIVRKTRDSADTILTNNGDGVTDDSATGGADVSIARGSGERIKLPGT from the coding sequence ATGAATAAGGCAATTATGACCAGCGCGGCATTGGGGGCGCTCCTTGCGACCAGTGGATGCTCCATTTTTCGGGGTGGCAGTGCGCCCGGTCCAGACGAATTTCGTGTCGTGACCAAAGCTCCGCTTTCGGTCCCGCCGGAATATAGCCTTCGTCCACCGGCAGCCGGCAAGACCATTCCTGCCGAAGCCGATGCGACCCGCGCACCGGTTGCAACGGCTTTCGGGACCTCAATGGGCCAGGATGCGAGCCCTGTTGAACGCGCGCTTGTCACAGCGGCTGGCGCCAATGCCGTGAACCCGATGATCCGCTCAGTGATCGACTATGAAGAAGCCGGTATCGTGCGCAAGACGCGCGACAGTGCCGACACCATCCTGACTAACAATGGTGACGGCGTGACCGACGATTCCGCAACCGGCGGAGCAGACGTGTCCATTGCGCGCGGCAGCGGCGAACGCATCAAACTGCCAGGAACGTAA
- a CDS encoding pitrilysin family protein, which yields MRAFLAGGLVATVAFAVAPAQADTAEAEAAPSTFELSNGMEVVVIPDHRAPVVTHMVWYKVGAVDEDPGKSGIAHLFEHVMFKETDDIGPEEFTTIVQRNGGQLNAFTSWDYTAYYERVAKQHLEKMMELEVERMTDLIINDDPEGPFISERDVVKEERRQRIDSNPGVILQEQVMSALYQDHPYHITVIGNMDEVAALTPQDGLDFYKKWYTPSEAILVVAGDVTADEVRTLAEKTYGQVEVASTEIPTRGWQEVQPLAETQTIEHRDPKVRQPEWDRWYLSTSYQEDKEFAYALDVALDVLGGGRTSRLYQALVEDQKIAVSASAGAWLSLHDTAPTVLSASPSDGVSLDELEAAYMAVVADVLENGFTEAEVERSRNSLAASAIYQRDSQASMANNYGQTLAIGGSIEDVLDYPDDIRAVTADDAIAALRRVLAEDKNYIEAHLLPEEESQDDE from the coding sequence ATGAGAGCATTTCTTGCGGGGGGTCTGGTGGCAACGGTCGCATTTGCGGTCGCACCTGCCCAAGCCGACACAGCAGAGGCTGAAGCGGCGCCGTCGACGTTCGAATTGTCGAACGGGATGGAAGTTGTCGTCATCCCCGACCATCGCGCACCTGTCGTGACGCATATGGTCTGGTACAAGGTTGGCGCCGTCGATGAAGACCCCGGCAAATCCGGTATCGCCCACCTCTTTGAGCACGTCATGTTCAAGGAAACCGACGATATCGGCCCGGAAGAGTTTACGACGATCGTTCAACGCAATGGTGGCCAGCTGAACGCCTTCACCTCGTGGGACTACACAGCCTACTACGAACGCGTCGCCAAACAGCACCTTGAAAAGATGATGGAGCTCGAAGTCGAGCGCATGACGGATCTCATCATCAATGATGATCCGGAAGGGCCGTTCATTTCCGAGCGCGACGTTGTGAAAGAAGAGCGCCGCCAGCGGATCGACAGCAATCCGGGCGTTATTCTGCAGGAGCAGGTGATGTCCGCGCTCTATCAGGATCATCCCTACCACATCACGGTCATTGGCAATATGGATGAGGTCGCCGCGCTGACCCCGCAGGACGGCCTCGATTTTTACAAGAAATGGTACACGCCATCTGAAGCGATCCTTGTGGTCGCCGGTGATGTGACAGCCGATGAGGTCCGGACCCTGGCGGAAAAGACCTATGGTCAGGTCGAGGTCGCCAGCACAGAAATCCCGACCCGCGGATGGCAGGAGGTTCAGCCCCTTGCTGAAACCCAGACGATCGAGCACCGCGACCCGAAAGTCCGCCAGCCGGAATGGGACCGTTGGTACCTGTCGACCTCCTATCAGGAGGACAAGGAATTCGCCTACGCCCTGGATGTGGCGCTGGATGTTCTTGGCGGTGGGCGAACCAGCCGTCTTTATCAGGCACTTGTTGAAGACCAGAAGATCGCGGTCAGCGCCTCAGCTGGCGCCTGGCTGTCCCTGCACGATACCGCGCCGACGGTTTTGTCCGCGTCGCCGTCTGATGGCGTGAGCCTGGACGAGCTGGAGGCGGCTTATATGGCCGTGGTGGCAGACGTCCTCGAAAACGGCTTTACCGAGGCCGAGGTGGAACGGTCTCGCAATTCCCTCGCAGCGAGCGCCATCTATCAGCGCGACAGTCAGGCCAGCATGGCAAACAATTACGGGCAGACGCTTGCGATCGGCGGCTCGATTGAAGACGTGCTCGATTATCCTGACGACATTCGCGCTGTGACAGCCGACGACGCGATTGCCGCCCTGCGCCGCGTTCTCGCGGAAGACAAGAATTACATTGAAGCCCACCTGCTTCCGGAAGAGGAGAGCCAGGATGATGAATAA
- a CDS encoding pitrilysin family protein translates to MMNKFKLGLGASVAVSLLLAACQVPAETADTTTAMDVVAPDSDELAVTVHEGDFATIQQFTTPGGISVWLVEEPSIPIMALRMAWETGAATDPEGLEGLTNATTYMMNEGAGDLDSLAFATRMEELNMSFGCGSDNEATYCSASMLTDNADDAMGLVALAMTEPRFDTDPIERFKREELIGIRTRETNDGYLAARARDQALMPDHPFSRETSEDSITAITQDLIMARKDQIMVQDGLLVTAVGAMSPDELAPLLDAALSGLPESSELPAIQDVTLNAPLQAPIVVDLPQPQSLVSFTATGPARDDPDFFGAYVLNYTFGGGGFESRLMKDLRVEKGLTYGVSTGISTGDHLNTWRGGGRTKNESAGEFIEGIKTEMNDIVANGVTEQELSDAKAYLTGSYPLSFDSNSKIASNLMGVRLEELGVDYFDKRNSLVEAVTLDDVNRIAAEYLQPENFTFIVVGEPDGIEETALTLDAGEVVTLDEAGDMEEHEAEETDAMPDPDHG, encoded by the coding sequence ATGATGAATAAGTTCAAACTCGGTCTTGGAGCCAGTGTCGCAGTTTCGCTGCTTCTGGCCGCGTGCCAGGTGCCAGCAGAAACCGCAGACACGACGACGGCGATGGATGTGGTCGCGCCTGATAGCGATGAGCTGGCCGTCACGGTTCATGAAGGCGATTTCGCAACGATCCAGCAGTTCACCACGCCAGGCGGCATTTCCGTCTGGCTGGTTGAAGAGCCCTCCATCCCGATCATGGCGCTGCGAATGGCGTGGGAGACAGGCGCCGCGACGGATCCGGAAGGCCTTGAGGGGCTAACCAATGCGACGACTTACATGATGAATGAGGGGGCGGGCGACCTCGACTCGCTGGCCTTCGCAACCCGCATGGAAGAACTCAATATGAGCTTCGGGTGCGGTTCCGACAATGAGGCGACGTATTGCTCAGCCAGCATGCTGACTGACAATGCCGATGACGCCATGGGGCTTGTCGCTCTGGCCATGACGGAGCCGCGTTTCGATACCGACCCGATCGAGCGCTTCAAGCGCGAGGAACTCATTGGCATTCGCACGCGTGAGACCAATGACGGCTATCTGGCTGCCCGGGCGCGCGATCAGGCGCTGATGCCTGACCATCCATTCTCCCGCGAGACAAGCGAAGACAGCATCACGGCAATCACCCAGGATCTGATAATGGCCCGCAAGGATCAGATCATGGTGCAGGACGGGCTTCTGGTGACGGCTGTCGGCGCGATGTCACCGGATGAGCTTGCGCCATTGCTCGATGCGGCCCTGTCTGGTCTGCCGGAAAGCTCTGAATTGCCGGCGATCCAGGATGTGACACTCAACGCGCCGCTCCAGGCACCGATCGTGGTCGACCTGCCGCAGCCGCAAAGTCTCGTCAGCTTCACGGCGACGGGGCCTGCCCGTGATGATCCCGACTTTTTCGGCGCTTACGTACTGAACTACACATTTGGCGGCGGCGGCTTCGAAAGCCGCCTGATGAAGGATCTTCGGGTTGAGAAAGGCCTCACCTATGGCGTCTCAACGGGCATTTCGACGGGAGATCACCTGAACACCTGGCGCGGTGGTGGCCGTACCAAGAATGAGAGCGCCGGTGAGTTCATTGAAGGCATCAAGACCGAGATGAACGACATCGTCGCCAATGGTGTGACCGAGCAGGAACTGTCGGACGCAAAAGCTTATCTTACAGGCTCTTATCCGCTTTCCTTCGATAGCAACTCCAAGATTGCGTCCAATCTGATGGGCGTTCGGCTGGAGGAACTCGGTGTCGACTATTTCGACAAGCGCAATTCGCTTGTTGAGGCGGTGACGCTGGACGATGTGAACCGGATCGCGGCGGAGTATCTGCAGCCCGAGAATTTCACATTCATCGTGGTTGGTGAGCCGGACGGCATCGAAGAAACCGCGTTGACGTTGGACGCCGGCGAGGTTGTCACGCTGGATGAGGCCGGTGACATGGAAGAGCACGAGGCGGAGGAAACCGACGCCATGCCGGACCCGGATCACGGCTAG
- a CDS encoding 2OG-Fe(II) oxygenase — MTTAEAQTEIERLESLFAQNDLEAGLQLSSVLAENNQPERSFEVIVATAKAGHPQAAVEMGFRLVSGLDAPIDPENGFKWVQMAARAGYLPAMRALAMLRISGVGCERAPRRALALLTDAARAGDVHAATQINLLLQSGIRNDEALEAFLSPGQAQTRSESPRIVTLEDCLPAPMCQWWIEIARTRLQRATVWDAEQGGTRPDDVRTNMNAGLRFTHTDFVTQACMVRIAGAAGHPFAHHEPPNVLRYQPGEEYSSHYDFFDPQNPAFADAIKVHGQRVATALVYLNDAFEGGETGFDRLDQAIRMPAGGMLAFDSVSNGQPDERTLHSGRTPTSGEKWLLSIWFRDRPQLAL, encoded by the coding sequence ATGACGACCGCAGAAGCACAGACAGAGATCGAGAGGCTGGAGTCACTGTTCGCGCAGAATGACCTTGAGGCAGGCTTGCAGCTTTCTTCCGTCCTCGCTGAAAACAACCAGCCTGAGCGCAGCTTTGAGGTGATCGTGGCGACCGCGAAGGCTGGGCATCCTCAAGCTGCGGTCGAAATGGGGTTCCGGCTCGTTAGCGGACTGGACGCGCCAATCGATCCCGAAAACGGTTTCAAGTGGGTGCAGATGGCCGCGCGCGCCGGGTACTTGCCAGCCATGCGGGCGCTCGCGATGCTGCGTATTTCTGGCGTCGGCTGTGAACGTGCTCCTCGGCGTGCGCTGGCGCTGCTGACCGATGCGGCCAGGGCCGGTGATGTCCATGCAGCGACGCAGATTAACCTGCTGTTGCAGTCTGGCATCCGCAATGACGAGGCGCTGGAAGCCTTCCTGAGCCCCGGACAAGCGCAAACTCGCAGCGAGTCTCCGCGGATCGTCACGCTGGAGGATTGCCTGCCAGCGCCGATGTGCCAGTGGTGGATCGAGATAGCGCGCACCCGTCTTCAGCGCGCAACGGTCTGGGACGCAGAGCAGGGTGGCACGCGTCCCGATGACGTTCGCACCAATATGAATGCGGGGCTGCGCTTCACGCACACCGACTTTGTTACGCAGGCCTGCATGGTCAGAATTGCGGGAGCAGCTGGTCATCCATTCGCGCATCATGAGCCGCCAAATGTCCTGCGATATCAGCCTGGCGAAGAGTATTCGTCGCACTACGACTTTTTCGATCCCCAAAATCCTGCCTTCGCAGATGCCATCAAGGTGCACGGTCAGCGCGTCGCGACGGCACTCGTCTATCTGAATGACGCATTTGAAGGCGGTGAAACGGGCTTTGATCGGCTCGACCAGGCAATCCGTATGCCCGCTGGTGGCATGCTCGCATTCGACAGTGTGAGCAATGGCCAGCCAGATGAGCGCACGCTTCATAGTGGGCGCACACCTACGAGCGGAGAAAAGTGGCTCCTTTCAATCTGGTTCCGAGATCGTCCACAACTGGCGCTCTGA
- the mutL gene encoding DNA mismatch repair endonuclease MutL: protein MPDSARLPDRPVIRQLPPDAVNRIAAGEVVERPAAVVKELVENALDAGARAISISIEDGGLKRLLVEDNGCGMSADDMLMALERHATSKLVPGDDGLIDLLNIHTMGFRGEALPSIASVSRMTITSRAAGEDAAEVFVEAGRVEGPKPAAWTGKGETGTRIEVRDLFHATPARLKFMKSERSETMAVTDAVKRLAMANAHVSFSLESNGRNTFRYSAHSATPEGHLERLGAIMGRDFRENAIPIESERDGVQLSGFAGLPTLNRGNGSYQYLFVNGRPVKDRMLTGVIRAAYQDFLARDRHPMAALFVDCDPELVDVNVHPAKTEVRFRDAGNVRGLIIGSLRHSLAAAGHRASTTVAGYALGKMQAEQGVQRDAPLPQPSVWDRSSLFRDSYGATPPRQQPQSFEPAPPAGVAENEARYDAPSVRMEDTPAAEAPTHDFPLGVARAQLHETYIVAQTRDGIVIVDQHAAHERLVYEQMKTQMAGDGVKRQALLIPEVVELGEDEAARIIERADELSEMGLEVEAFGAGAVCVRATPALFGNMDAASLIKDLADDFAEYDEGLALKERFEDVMGNMACSGGAVRAGRRLNAEEMNALLRQMEATPYSGQCNHGRPTYVELKLADIERLFGRR from the coding sequence ATGCCTGATTCTGCGCGCCTTCCAGACCGTCCGGTCATCCGCCAGCTGCCGCCTGACGCGGTCAACCGCATTGCGGCCGGCGAAGTCGTCGAGCGCCCGGCAGCGGTCGTGAAGGAGCTTGTCGAAAACGCGCTCGATGCGGGTGCGCGCGCCATTTCCATCAGCATCGAGGATGGCGGACTCAAACGCCTCCTCGTTGAAGACAATGGTTGCGGCATGAGCGCCGACGACATGCTGATGGCGCTGGAGCGACACGCGACATCGAAGCTCGTTCCCGGCGATGATGGCCTGATTGACCTTCTCAATATTCACACAATGGGCTTTCGCGGAGAGGCGTTGCCGTCGATTGCCAGCGTCTCACGCATGACGATCACGTCGAGAGCAGCCGGTGAAGATGCTGCCGAAGTCTTCGTTGAAGCCGGGCGTGTCGAAGGCCCGAAACCAGCCGCCTGGACCGGTAAAGGAGAGACGGGGACACGCATTGAGGTTCGCGATCTTTTTCACGCAACGCCTGCGCGCCTGAAATTCATGAAGTCGGAGCGCTCCGAGACCATGGCGGTGACGGACGCGGTCAAGCGCCTTGCCATGGCGAATGCGCATGTGTCCTTCTCTCTCGAGAGCAATGGCCGCAACACGTTTCGCTATTCCGCGCATAGTGCCACACCTGAGGGTCATCTCGAGCGCCTGGGCGCCATCATGGGGCGTGACTTTCGTGAGAATGCGATCCCCATCGAGTCCGAGCGCGATGGGGTGCAGCTGTCCGGGTTTGCCGGCTTGCCGACATTGAACCGCGGGAACGGGTCGTACCAGTATCTCTTCGTGAATGGGCGCCCGGTAAAGGACAGGATGCTGACAGGAGTCATTCGCGCCGCCTATCAGGATTTCCTGGCGCGAGATCGTCACCCCATGGCGGCGCTGTTTGTTGATTGCGACCCGGAGCTGGTCGATGTGAACGTCCACCCGGCCAAGACCGAAGTGCGCTTTCGCGATGCCGGCAATGTGCGCGGCCTGATCATTGGGTCACTGCGCCACTCGCTCGCGGCTGCAGGCCATCGTGCCAGCACGACGGTGGCGGGCTATGCGCTTGGCAAGATGCAGGCAGAGCAGGGTGTGCAGCGCGATGCACCGCTGCCGCAGCCTTCGGTCTGGGACAGAAGCTCGCTATTCCGGGACAGCTATGGTGCGACGCCGCCGCGTCAGCAGCCGCAATCTTTCGAACCCGCGCCGCCCGCTGGAGTGGCTGAAAATGAAGCGCGGTATGACGCGCCGTCGGTGCGTATGGAGGACACTCCCGCTGCCGAGGCGCCGACGCATGATTTTCCGCTTGGTGTTGCGCGGGCGCAGCTCCACGAAACCTATATCGTTGCCCAGACCCGCGACGGCATCGTTATCGTCGACCAGCACGCGGCGCATGAACGCCTCGTCTACGAGCAGATGAAAACCCAGATGGCGGGAGACGGCGTGAAGCGACAGGCGCTGCTCATTCCTGAAGTAGTTGAACTGGGTGAGGATGAGGCGGCGAGGATTATCGAACGCGCCGACGAACTCTCTGAAATGGGGCTGGAAGTCGAGGCGTTCGGGGCTGGGGCAGTCTGCGTCCGGGCGACACCGGCCCTGTTTGGCAATATGGATGCTGCCAGCCTGATCAAGGATCTGGCTGATGACTTTGCTGAGTATGATGAAGGCCTGGCCCTGAAGGAGCGGTTTGAAGACGTCATGGGCAATATGGCCTGCAGCGGCGGGGCCGTGCGCGCCGGGCGCCGTCTCAATGCCGAAGAGATGAATGCGCTGCTCCGCCAGATGGAAGCAACGCCCTATTCAGGCCAGTGCAACCATGGCCGCCCGACCTATGTCGAGCTGAAACTCGCCGACATCGAACGCCTCTTCGGACGGCGCTAG